One genomic window of Maribacter aquivivus includes the following:
- a CDS encoding DUF6909 family protein, producing the protein MGKAITTTRAQESTNAIERMYITMRHLFNRGFYKPNGVSGEALKNALLQLRPEIYGSVGEEKAELNGLIYVLERLPEGIEQCSFINLTSDEGYGISHINPIIPPKRRRNCYRIDEEQMNIEITRGRSDIYDILTHLTFLFIESEKICKRILITDTERTIRDWEKLEAAVQKEELTQAEREIALIHTANILGRSFEEILEVYKKFSTKNNPDRFLNVIYWLGKLALDEEISGEKRAVTFSALLRERLGHHIHGERWANNIKEVLTKNNLMHRPIHIISANMHSVMNSLFAKAALKTEFPNTDSLEIFEALSSSGNATLRKKVTDLAEKNGMIIMDDTSGTNIDVQIFDTAKIKINNCSYEFSEEEVDKKPVIFVMDYAFGEQAYETIDELLKPYNTKKNNVTLINVDSVSIMGKAGILEGGKGDLMIPSAHIFEGTADNYPFKNELCAKDFEGYGLEVFEGTMVTVLGTSLQNKDILKFFHKSTWNVIGLEMEGVHYQKAIQSASKIRKSIGEDVKVRYAYYASDNPLETGSTLASGGLGTTGVKPTYLITDKILKQIFNT; encoded by the coding sequence ATGGGAAAAGCAATTACAACAACAAGAGCGCAAGAGTCTACAAATGCAATAGAACGCATGTATATTACTATGCGCCATCTTTTTAATAGAGGTTTTTATAAACCAAACGGAGTTTCTGGTGAAGCATTGAAAAATGCTTTACTTCAACTAAGACCTGAGATATATGGTTCTGTAGGTGAAGAAAAAGCCGAACTAAACGGACTTATATACGTTTTAGAAAGATTACCAGAAGGTATAGAACAATGTTCATTCATTAATTTAACTTCAGATGAAGGGTATGGTATTTCTCATATCAACCCCATAATTCCACCAAAAAGAAGAAGAAACTGCTATCGTATAGACGAAGAGCAGATGAATATAGAAATCACCAGGGGTCGTTCAGATATCTATGATATTCTTACTCACCTTACTTTTCTATTCATTGAATCTGAAAAAATATGTAAGCGTATTTTAATAACAGATACAGAAAGAACTATAAGAGATTGGGAAAAACTTGAAGCTGCGGTTCAAAAAGAGGAGTTGACCCAGGCTGAGCGAGAAATTGCACTTATACATACAGCCAACATTTTAGGTAGGTCTTTTGAAGAAATTTTAGAAGTCTATAAAAAGTTTAGTACCAAAAACAATCCAGATAGATTTTTGAATGTTATTTATTGGTTAGGTAAGCTCGCCTTAGATGAAGAAATCTCAGGAGAGAAAAGGGCAGTTACATTTAGTGCTTTGCTAAGAGAGCGTTTAGGACATCATATTCATGGAGAACGTTGGGCAAATAATATAAAGGAGGTTTTAACCAAAAACAACCTGATGCATAGACCAATTCATATTATCTCTGCAAACATGCATAGTGTTATGAATTCATTATTTGCGAAAGCGGCTTTAAAAACTGAATTTCCGAATACAGATTCATTAGAAATTTTTGAAGCACTTAGTAGTTCAGGGAATGCAACGCTGAGAAAGAAAGTCACGGACTTGGCAGAGAAGAATGGTATGATCATTATGGATGATACCTCAGGAACCAATATAGATGTGCAAATATTTGATACGGCAAAAATTAAAATCAACAATTGTTCGTATGAATTTTCTGAAGAAGAGGTTGATAAAAAACCTGTTATATTTGTAATGGATTACGCATTTGGCGAGCAAGCTTATGAGACAATTGACGAGTTATTGAAACCATACAATACCAAAAAGAACAATGTCACTTTAATAAATGTTGATTCTGTTTCGATAATGGGAAAAGCAGGTATTTTGGAAGGCGGAAAAGGAGATTTAATGATTCCTTCTGCACATATATTTGAAGGAACAGCAGACAATTATCCATTTAAAAATGAATTGTGTGCCAAAGACTTTGAAGGTTATGGTTTAGAGGTTTTTGAAGGTACTATGGTGACTGTTTTAGGAACATCACTTCAGAATAAAGATATTCTTAAGTTCTTTCATAAGTCAACTTGGAATGTAATCGGTTTAGAGATGGAAGGTGTGCATTATCAAAAAGCAATACAGTCTGCCTCTAAAATTAGAAAGAGTATAGGTGAAGATGTAAAAGTGCGTTATGCGTATTATGCATCAGATAACCCTTTAGAAACAGGAAGTACACTAGCATCCGGTGGATTGGGTACAACAGGGGTAAAACCAACATACTTAATCACAGATAAAATTTTAAAGCAAATATTTAATACATAG
- the rfbB gene encoding dTDP-glucose 4,6-dehydratase, with translation MPELLTNGRVLITGGAGFIGSNFIPYFLEKNPNVKVVNLDKITYAGNLNNLDEINTHSNYTFIKGDICDYPLINKLFEDFNINGVINFAAESHVDNSIDSPSPFIKTNIEGTFNLLEVARKHWKEKEYRFHHISTDEVYGSLPKEGYFTEHSNYQPNSPYSASKASSDFLVRSYHHTYGMNVVTSNCSNNYGPKQHDEKLIPTIIRSAIQGMSIPIYGNGKNIRDWLFVKDHCIGIDKIYMQGVPGETYLLGGNNEYDNLTIATKLCEILDSKIPNVKGSYLNQIEFVQDRLGHDFRYAIDSSKISNQLGWKAFENFESGLEKTVDWYLNKYQS, from the coding sequence ATGCCTGAGCTCCTAACTAATGGTAGAGTTCTAATTACTGGTGGAGCCGGTTTCATTGGCAGTAATTTTATTCCATATTTTTTGGAAAAAAACCCTAATGTTAAAGTGGTTAATTTAGATAAGATAACCTATGCGGGCAATCTTAATAATTTAGATGAGATTAATACTCATTCAAATTATACCTTTATAAAAGGGGACATATGTGATTATCCCTTAATCAATAAATTATTTGAAGATTTTAATATAAATGGTGTTATTAACTTTGCAGCAGAATCTCATGTTGATAATTCTATAGATTCTCCAAGTCCATTCATTAAAACGAATATAGAAGGTACTTTTAACCTACTAGAAGTCGCTAGAAAACATTGGAAAGAAAAAGAGTATAGATTTCATCATATTTCTACAGATGAAGTTTATGGATCGTTGCCGAAAGAAGGCTATTTTACTGAACATTCGAATTACCAGCCAAATAGCCCATACAGCGCATCTAAAGCCTCATCCGATTTTTTAGTTAGAAGCTATCATCATACATATGGAATGAATGTAGTAACTTCTAATTGTTCTAATAATTATGGACCAAAGCAGCACGATGAAAAATTAATTCCTACGATAATAAGGTCTGCTATCCAAGGTATGAGTATCCCAATTTATGGTAACGGAAAGAATATTAGAGATTGGTTATTTGTAAAAGATCATTGTATAGGGATTGATAAAATTTATATGCAAGGTGTTCCTGGTGAAACTTACCTTTTAGGTGGAAATAATGAATATGATAATTTAACCATAGCTACGAAGCTTTGCGAAATTTTAGATTCAAAAATTCCAAATGTGAAAGGGAGTTATTTAAATCAAATTGAGTTTGTTCAAGATCGACTTGGGCATGATTTTAGGTATGCAATTGATTCTTCAAAAATTTCGAATCAGTTGGGGTGGAAAGCTTTTGAAAATTTTGAATCTGGTTTAGAAAAGACAGTTGACTGGTATTTAAATAAATATCAATCTTAA
- the rfbA gene encoding glucose-1-phosphate thymidylyltransferase RfbA — protein MKGIILAGGTGSRLWPLTKALSKQLMPIYDKPMIYYPLATLMMSGIREILIITTPEDLPLFKKLLSNGNQLGCRFEYAIQSEPKGLAEAFIIGKKFIGNSRVALILGDNIFYGNGLEQLLKENYKPKGGIIYGYHVNNPKRYGVVEFDETGKAISIVEKPEMPKSNFAIPGIYFYDNEVVSIAESIKPSKRNELEITDVNKAYLELGKLQVSVLDKGIAWLDTGTFSSLMQASQFVQVIEERQGLKIGCIEEVAFTQGYIDTEQLKALAEPLLKSGYGEYLMNLIK, from the coding sequence ATGAAAGGAATTATACTAGCAGGGGGTACTGGATCTCGTTTGTGGCCATTAACAAAAGCGTTGAGCAAGCAGTTGATGCCTATTTACGACAAGCCAATGATATACTACCCTTTGGCTACTTTAATGATGTCGGGTATTCGGGAAATATTAATTATTACAACTCCTGAAGATTTACCGTTATTTAAAAAGTTATTATCTAATGGAAATCAATTAGGGTGTAGATTTGAATATGCTATTCAGTCAGAACCAAAGGGATTGGCTGAAGCATTTATTATTGGCAAGAAGTTTATTGGTAATAGTAGGGTTGCTTTAATTTTAGGAGATAATATATTCTACGGTAATGGATTAGAGCAGTTATTAAAAGAGAATTATAAGCCTAAAGGTGGAATCATATATGGATATCATGTTAACAACCCTAAAAGGTACGGTGTCGTAGAATTTGATGAGACAGGCAAGGCTATCTCAATAGTTGAAAAACCAGAAATGCCAAAGTCTAATTTTGCAATACCTGGTATTTATTTTTATGATAATGAGGTTGTTAGTATTGCCGAAAGTATAAAGCCTAGTAAACGGAACGAACTAGAGATTACTGATGTTAATAAAGCATATTTAGAACTAGGTAAACTTCAGGTAAGTGTTTTGGATAAGGGTATTGCCTGGTTAGATACAGGCACATTTAGTTCATTAATGCAAGCATCACAATTTGTGCAGGTAATTGAGGAACGACAGGGCTTAAAAATTGGTTGTATAGAAGAAGTTGCCTTTACACAAGGTTATATTGATACAGAACAATTAAAGGCGCTTGCAGAACCTCTATTAAAAAGTGGGTACGGAGAATATTTAATGAACTTAATTAAATGA
- the rfbC gene encoding dTDP-4-dehydrorhamnose 3,5-epimerase, which yields MIITETKLRGCFILQPKIFKDSRGSFFEIFKKKELEQHLGFKIDFVQENKSISKKGVLRGLHFQTGEAAQAKLISVQKGEVLDVIVDIRPESLTYGHHVKINLSDQNFTSIFIPKGMAHGFLSISNEVVFTYLCDNYYNQNMESGILYNDSDLAIDWGYTSSEFIVSEKDLILPTFKELT from the coding sequence ATGATAATTACCGAAACTAAATTAAGGGGATGTTTTATTTTACAACCTAAAATTTTTAAAGATAGTAGAGGGTCGTTCTTTGAAATTTTTAAAAAAAAGGAATTAGAGCAACATCTAGGATTTAAAATTGATTTCGTGCAAGAGAACAAATCTATCTCTAAAAAGGGGGTTTTAAGGGGGTTGCATTTTCAAACAGGGGAAGCTGCTCAAGCAAAATTAATTTCAGTTCAGAAAGGAGAAGTGCTTGATGTGATAGTAGATATAAGACCAGAAAGTTTAACTTATGGTCATCATGTAAAAATTAATTTATCTGACCAGAATTTTACAAGTATTTTCATACCAAAAGGTATGGCTCATGGATTTTTATCAATTTCAAATGAAGTTGTATTTACGTATTTATGTGATAATTATTATAATCAAAATATGGAATCCGGAATTTTGTATAATGATTCCGACTTAGCTATAGATTGGGGGTATACCTCATCAGAATTTATAGTTTCAGAAAAAGATTTGATTTTGCCAACTTTCAAAGAACTAACGTAA
- the rfbD gene encoding dTDP-4-dehydrorhamnose reductase yields MKKVLVTGANGQLGQCLQKISQLYKNLEFTFKNSNDLDITEALSIKKTFNLVDFDYCINCAAYTDVEQAEKTPDIAFMVNAEGVKNLAFACKKHKVSLIHISTDYIFDGEKNEPYTTDDIPNPINEYGKSKLMGEKYIQKLMVDYIIIRTSWLYSEFGKNFYTTILNIAKVNHTLKISNTQVGYPTNALNLAKFINQLVILDDLDSNLYHFTDQVEMTWFEFAEKIIKTENLSNKVIIHNDKSTYLAPRPKNSRLD; encoded by the coding sequence ATGAAGAAGGTTTTAGTTACTGGGGCAAATGGTCAGCTAGGACAGTGTTTACAGAAAATTTCTCAGCTGTATAAAAATTTGGAATTTACTTTCAAGAATTCTAATGATTTAGATATTACAGAAGCTTTATCAATTAAAAAAACCTTTAATCTCGTTGATTTTGACTATTGTATTAATTGTGCTGCATATACCGATGTTGAACAAGCCGAAAAAACACCAGATATAGCATTTATGGTTAATGCAGAAGGCGTCAAAAACCTAGCTTTTGCCTGTAAAAAACATAAAGTTAGTCTAATTCATATTTCTACAGATTATATTTTTGACGGTGAAAAAAATGAGCCATATACCACCGATGATATACCGAACCCCATAAATGAATACGGAAAATCTAAATTAATGGGTGAGAAATATATCCAAAAGTTAATGGTTGACTATATTATCATAAGAACCTCTTGGTTGTACTCTGAATTTGGAAAAAATTTTTATACAACAATTTTAAATATTGCCAAGGTCAATCATACTCTAAAAATTTCTAATACTCAAGTTGGTTATCCAACAAATGCTTTAAACCTTGCTAAATTTATTAATCAACTAGTTATATTAGATGATCTTGATTCAAATTTATATCATTTTACAGATCAGGTTGAAATGACATGGTTTGAATTTGCAGAAAAGATTATAAAAACAGAAAACCTTTCAAATAAAGTTATAATTCATAATGATAAATCAACTTATCTTGCGCCAAGACCAAAAAATAGCAGGCTTGATTGA
- a CDS encoding ATP-grasp fold amidoligase family protein, producing the protein MEKFKLLLGKYNNIVQNFSYLTLLQVFNVFFPVIIYPFLIDLFGLELWGKIVLAQSLALYLSLFIDFGFDRFAVKEVSIYRNNAIKLSEIVSCIVPLRIFLGILVFAIYAIVVMNVSFFEGDETLYLLFYALNFNFILFPKWFFQGVEEMKYIVIINVSVKIVFVILMFLTIKSASDFLNVPIFFGVGAFIGGIIGLVVMFNYKKVNFRFYSFSRYYYYVKSSFYLFASTFVISIKDRFNVFIVGYFLGMQEVALYDISIKLISFITQPIEAINGAIYPKVAKDLNMGFVKKIAFYSFLFVLVMVLVTQIFLTDIFHFLNVNEILNENEIRIFLFSSLFLTLSVFLARNCFIVFDKFKLLFHSMVMSSGLYVVLILLLYFFNQITFKYIVLVVFIVYIFEFLYRYYLARKYNLISMGIRSKLGKYYYGGGSYSHLAKPIVYLFDLYRHRIVSEKSFTENRFKRRMGYDLNLENPKTLNEKIQWLKLYHRTPLHTICADKIAVRDYVAEKIGKEYLVPLIMVTEDIQDINFDNLPNEPFIIKTNHDSGSYKIIKDKNDVGDWNALRNFFSKSLKSNFYYKSKEWQYKNIPPKILVEKLLITKEGNIPEDYKIHCFKGVPKYIQLDVDRGRENHSRNWYNTNWERTEFHWSTKLKSGGETLPNDKEIPRPLTLDTMLKFATVLSKEFPYVRVDFYSLDNKKVYFGEITFNHDSGFRPIIPKEWDYKLGDMVTLPDHNTIA; encoded by the coding sequence ATGGAAAAGTTCAAGCTGCTACTAGGCAAGTATAATAACATTGTCCAAAATTTTTCTTATTTAACATTATTACAGGTTTTTAATGTGTTTTTTCCGGTTATCATCTACCCCTTTTTAATTGATTTGTTTGGATTAGAACTATGGGGAAAAATAGTTTTGGCGCAATCGTTAGCACTTTACTTATCCTTATTCATAGATTTCGGCTTCGATAGATTTGCGGTAAAAGAAGTTTCAATTTATAGGAATAATGCTATAAAATTGTCGGAAATAGTTTCATGTATAGTGCCGCTTAGAATCTTCCTTGGCATCCTTGTTTTCGCTATTTATGCAATTGTGGTTATGAATGTTTCATTCTTTGAAGGAGATGAAACATTGTATCTTTTATTTTATGCCTTAAATTTTAATTTTATTCTATTCCCTAAATGGTTTTTTCAAGGAGTGGAAGAAATGAAATATATAGTTATTATAAATGTTTCAGTTAAAATAGTCTTTGTTATTTTAATGTTTTTGACTATTAAAAGCGCTTCTGATTTTTTAAATGTGCCTATTTTCTTTGGTGTAGGAGCATTTATAGGTGGTATTATTGGTCTTGTAGTAATGTTCAATTATAAAAAGGTAAACTTTAGGTTTTATAGTTTTAGTCGTTACTATTATTACGTAAAGAGTAGTTTTTACCTTTTTGCATCTACGTTCGTTATCTCTATCAAAGATCGCTTTAATGTATTTATTGTGGGATACTTTTTAGGAATGCAAGAAGTTGCACTTTATGATATTTCCATAAAACTAATTTCATTTATTACACAGCCTATTGAAGCAATAAATGGAGCTATATACCCAAAAGTGGCTAAAGACTTAAATATGGGTTTTGTAAAGAAAATTGCTTTTTACAGCTTCCTTTTCGTTTTGGTCATGGTTTTAGTGACACAAATTTTTCTAACCGATATTTTTCATTTCTTGAATGTTAATGAAATACTAAATGAAAATGAAATTAGAATATTCCTGTTTAGTTCTCTATTCCTTACCTTATCTGTTTTCTTAGCTAGAAATTGTTTTATTGTTTTCGATAAATTTAAACTTCTTTTTCATTCGATGGTAATGTCATCAGGGCTTTATGTAGTTTTGATATTATTATTGTACTTCTTCAACCAAATAACTTTTAAGTATATTGTTCTTGTAGTCTTTATTGTTTATATTTTTGAGTTTTTATATCGATATTATTTAGCAAGAAAATACAATCTTATATCCATGGGCATTAGATCAAAATTAGGAAAATATTATTATGGAGGAGGTTCTTATAGTCACTTAGCAAAACCTATAGTTTATTTGTTTGATTTATATAGGCATCGTATAGTCAGTGAGAAATCTTTTACAGAAAATCGCTTTAAGAGAAGAATGGGTTATGATTTGAACCTGGAAAATCCTAAAACGTTAAATGAAAAAATTCAATGGTTAAAATTATATCATAGAACTCCACTACATACAATTTGCGCAGATAAAATTGCAGTCAGGGATTATGTGGCAGAGAAAATAGGTAAAGAATATTTGGTGCCGTTAATTATGGTAACAGAGGACATTCAAGATATAAATTTTGACAATTTACCTAATGAACCATTTATAATTAAAACGAATCATGATTCTGGTAGTTATAAGATCATAAAGGATAAAAATGACGTTGGTGATTGGAATGCTTTGAGAAATTTTTTCTCTAAAAGCCTAAAATCAAATTTTTATTATAAATCTAAGGAATGGCAGTATAAAAATATACCGCCAAAAATATTAGTAGAAAAATTATTAATAACAAAGGAAGGAAATATACCAGAAGATTATAAGATTCATTGCTTTAAAGGAGTTCCAAAATATATTCAGCTGGATGTAGATAGAGGTAGGGAAAATCATTCTAGAAATTGGTATAATACTAATTGGGAAAGAACAGAATTTCATTGGTCTACTAAATTAAAAAGTGGAGGGGAAACTCTACCAAATGACAAAGAGATTCCACGTCCTTTAACTTTAGATACTATGTTGAAATTTGCCACAGTATTAAGCAAAGAATTCCCGTACGTTAGAGTTGATTTTTATTCTTTAGACAATAAGAAAGTTTATTTTGGAGAAATAACCTTTAACCATGATTCTGGGTTTAGGCCTATTATTCCAAAAGAATGGGACTATAAACTTGGCGATATGGTAACATTGCCAGACCATAATACTATAGCTTAA
- a CDS encoding glycosyltransferase: MKIRVVFLLPSLGGGGSERVFMNLCKYFDKDKFKVVLCLLKKEGEFLSQIESDPTIEIHDLGVSRVRYSIYPIIKYLRKEQPEIVLSTLGHLNALLSAVSFMIPNNVKIIGRESNIVSMSNHNKITLLFYKLFYKNFDKIIVQSNDMEVDLRNLVHNFRKGQIVKINNPVDLEHIQALMQTNDELLPINKINLISVGSLTHQKGYDILLKSFAKFKDKNKYHISIIGKGKLKDDLIDLIKELNIEEHVSLLGFRGNPYKYIAKATIFISSSRFEGFPNVVLESLICNVPVIANAYKGGINEIIDKPLFGNIINLEDSEVFERTCKEFSSRDLSQKLISKEINERYGIRSIVNKYQDLILNM, encoded by the coding sequence ATGAAGATAAGAGTGGTGTTTTTACTCCCTTCACTTGGTGGTGGTGGCTCTGAGAGGGTTTTTATGAATTTGTGCAAATATTTTGACAAGGACAAATTTAAAGTTGTTTTATGCCTTTTAAAAAAAGAAGGTGAGTTTTTGTCACAAATAGAAAGTGATCCAACTATAGAGATTCACGACTTAGGAGTGTCAAGAGTTCGTTATTCCATTTATCCTATCATAAAGTATCTTCGTAAAGAACAACCTGAAATTGTTCTATCTACACTGGGTCATTTAAATGCTTTATTATCTGCTGTTTCTTTTATGATTCCCAATAATGTTAAGATAATTGGGAGAGAATCAAATATAGTGAGCATGAGTAATCATAATAAAATCACCTTGCTATTTTATAAACTCTTTTATAAAAACTTTGATAAAATTATTGTTCAGAGTAATGATATGGAGGTAGATTTGAGAAATCTTGTTCATAATTTTAGAAAAGGTCAAATAGTTAAAATTAATAACCCGGTAGATTTAGAACATATTCAAGCTTTAATGCAAACTAATGATGAACTACTTCCTATCAATAAAATCAATTTAATATCTGTTGGTAGTTTAACGCACCAAAAGGGATATGATATACTTTTAAAATCATTTGCTAAATTTAAAGATAAGAATAAGTATCATATTTCTATAATAGGGAAAGGAAAATTAAAAGATGATTTAATCGATTTGATTAAAGAATTAAATATCGAGGAACATGTATCGCTTCTTGGCTTTAGAGGTAATCCGTATAAATATATTGCTAAAGCCACAATTTTTATATCAAGTTCTAGATTTGAGGGCTTCCCTAATGTGGTTTTAGAATCGCTTATTTGTAATGTGCCCGTAATAGCCAATGCATATAAAGGGGGTATTAACGAAATTATAGATAAACCTCTGTTTGGCAATATTATTAACTTGGAGGATAGCGAGGTTTTTGAAAGGACCTGTAAGGAATTTTCTTCTAGGGATTTATCTCAAAAATTAATAAGTAAAGAGATAAACGAAAGATATGGAATACGTTCTATTGTAAATAAATATCAAGATCTAATATTAAATATGTAA
- a CDS encoding EpsG family protein, with amino-acid sequence MIYYVVLYIYFFTISFLQTILVKKIWSLFLTIFVPVVLVLTFRGADGIDTENYLSFFNDIGHKVKGYDGLDLGFLYLSTLIKKLYDNEVFYFFCIAVISVGIKFKAIQKLSPLPIISVFILFGTYFLSLEANQIRQAMALGVGLFSLYFIIEKKQKLFFGFIFLAATFHVSAIILIPTWWLYDLKIKRNTLLLLLGISFLFVFISLVEVFQFAVKFSFFWGEFIFSKLLNYASKMERVGFSPIQLWYIFISVIFVVEKKRINNPIYSFLLNLFILGVALNFFLNSFSYMIRITYYFIAVEGILFAFLIKNSKMGTRIVLFLLAALLLALKNYKYYYANLEFFQ; translated from the coding sequence ATGATATATTATGTTGTTCTATATATTTATTTTTTTACGATTTCTTTTCTTCAAACCATATTAGTTAAAAAAATATGGAGTTTATTTTTAACCATATTTGTTCCTGTTGTTTTGGTATTGACTTTTAGGGGTGCCGATGGTATTGATACTGAAAATTATTTATCATTTTTCAATGATATTGGACACAAAGTAAAAGGATACGATGGTTTAGATTTAGGCTTTTTATATCTTTCTACTTTAATTAAAAAACTTTACGATAATGAGGTTTTTTATTTTTTCTGTATTGCTGTAATATCGGTCGGTATAAAATTTAAAGCCATTCAGAAATTGTCCCCATTGCCAATAATTAGTGTATTTATATTATTTGGAACATATTTTTTGTCACTTGAAGCAAACCAGATTAGGCAAGCTATGGCATTAGGGGTAGGCCTTTTTTCTCTTTATTTTATTATTGAAAAAAAACAAAAATTGTTTTTCGGATTTATATTTTTAGCTGCTACGTTTCATGTTTCAGCAATTATTTTAATACCGACTTGGTGGCTTTATGACTTGAAAATAAAAAGAAATACCTTATTGTTGTTATTAGGTATATCATTTTTATTTGTTTTTATATCCTTGGTAGAAGTATTCCAATTTGCTGTCAAATTCAGTTTTTTTTGGGGTGAATTTATTTTCTCTAAACTATTAAATTATGCTTCAAAAATGGAAAGAGTTGGATTTTCACCAATTCAATTATGGTATATATTTATTTCCGTTATTTTTGTAGTTGAGAAAAAAAGGATTAACAACCCCATATACTCCTTTCTACTTAATTTATTTATTCTTGGGGTTGCTCTCAATTTTTTCCTCAATAGCTTTTCATACATGATTAGAATCACATATTATTTTATTGCTGTTGAAGGAATTTTGTTTGCATTTTTAATTAAAAATTCTAAAATGGGCACTAGAATCGTATTATTTCTTTTGGCTGCATTATTGTTAGCACTTAAAAATTACAAATACTACTACGCGAACTTAGAATTTTTTCAATGA
- a CDS encoding glycosyltransferase, giving the protein MKKVLHLFPAYKIGGAPVNVLRFIKGSRDKVFNYAAAYKVDDQLFAEYVHETEESFDVDLTSFKLKSFVKLLRIVRKINPDIIHANGKGGALYAFLLFIFYRKKIFYTFRGFHIKYMGIKHKFHIYFEKIFSLFYVKAVAVSPSEKDFYLKITGVKAEKVEVIGNGVEITQSSLPRNILMEVDRYKINIVSLSRIDEVKDIITMVKSFELLKNTEAALHIMGGFLTGDESYKNEVDNVIKTLSSKDQIYLWGDIQGAGNYVNNFDIYLSTSLSEGLPTSIIEAGLSKVPVVASDCNGNIDLIKDGQTGYLFLKKDIGGLVEKLSLCINQLGSKEQLEILENNLNQMNTYSINSHVSKLIKLYSKKD; this is encoded by the coding sequence ATGAAAAAGGTACTTCATTTATTTCCGGCTTATAAAATAGGAGGGGCTCCTGTGAATGTACTAAGGTTCATAAAAGGGAGCAGAGATAAAGTTTTTAATTATGCGGCAGCTTATAAGGTTGATGATCAACTATTTGCAGAATACGTTCATGAGACAGAAGAAAGTTTCGATGTTGATTTGACTAGTTTTAAATTGAAATCATTTGTAAAATTACTTAGGATTGTTAGAAAGATTAACCCAGATATTATTCATGCTAACGGAAAAGGTGGCGCGCTATATGCTTTTTTATTATTCATATTTTATAGAAAGAAAATATTTTACACTTTTAGAGGTTTTCACATAAAATATATGGGTATCAAACATAAATTTCATATTTATTTTGAAAAAATATTCTCTTTGTTTTATGTAAAAGCCGTTGCTGTGAGCCCTTCTGAAAAAGATTTTTATTTAAAGATTACTGGTGTTAAGGCAGAAAAAGTAGAGGTAATAGGAAATGGCGTGGAAATTACACAAAGTTCATTACCTAGGAATATACTAATGGAGGTAGATAGGTATAAAATTAATATTGTAAGCTTATCAAGAATAGATGAGGTCAAGGATATTATTACAATGGTGAAAAGTTTTGAGCTATTAAAAAATACTGAGGCTGCTCTTCATATAATGGGAGGTTTTCTTACCGGTGACGAATCATATAAAAATGAAGTCGACAACGTTATAAAAACATTATCTAGTAAAGATCAAATTTATTTATGGGGCGATATACAAGGGGCTGGTAATTATGTGAATAATTTTGATATATATTTGTCAACGTCATTATCTGAAGGGTTACCAACTTCAATTATTGAGGCTGGCTTAAGTAAGGTTCCTGTTGTTGCCTCAGACTGCAATGGCAATATCGATTTAATAAAAGATGGTCAAACAGGTTATTTGTTTTTGAAGAAAGATATTGGCGGGTTAGTTGAAAAACTCAGTTTATGTATTAATCAATTAGGTTCAAAGGAGCAATTAGAGATTTTAGAGAATAACTTAAATCAAATGAACACATATTCTATTAATTCGCACGTAAGTAAATTAATAAAACTATATTCTAAAAAGGATTGA